A single region of the Cereibacter sphaeroides 2.4.1 genome encodes:
- a CDS encoding DUF2798 domain-containing protein: MIPPRFAPYLFGFLLSGFMSAIVSGVATFRAAGLPPGFGGLWLGAWLTSWSIAFPSVLVAAPLIRRLVERLVRR, from the coding sequence ATGATCCCGCCGCGGTTCGCCCCCTATCTCTTCGGGTTTCTCCTGTCGGGCTTCATGTCGGCCATCGTCTCGGGCGTGGCCACCTTCCGCGCGGCGGGCCTGCCGCCCGGCTTCGGCGGCCTCTGGCTCGGCGCCTGGCTCACCTCCTGGAGCATCGCCTTCCCGTCCGTGCTGGTCGCAGCCCCCCTCATCCGACGGCTGGTCGAGCGGCTGGTCCGGCGCTGA
- a CDS encoding zinc-finger domain-containing protein, with translation MSIEAPETVVVSTWKVACDGGEGALGHPRVWLSIPHETGFVECGYCDRRYIHESFAAAK, from the coding sequence ATGTCGATCGAAGCCCCGGAAACCGTTGTCGTCTCGACCTGGAAGGTCGCCTGCGACGGAGGCGAGGGCGCGCTCGGCCATCCGCGCGTCTGGCTCTCGATCCCGCACGAGACGGGCTTCGTCGAATGCGGCTACTGCGATCGCCGCTACATCCACGAGAGCTTCGCCGCCGCGAAGTGA
- the polA gene encoding DNA polymerase I, with product MTFGKGHHLHLIDGSAFIFRAYHALPPLTRKSDGLPVGAVAGFCNMLFRYVENNKGPDAPTHVAVIFDHSSKTFRNEIYPLYKAQRPEPPEDLRPQFPLTREATRAFNIACIETEGFEADDIIAALSCKARDAGGSVTILSSDKDLMQLVGDGVEMLDPMKNKRIGRDEVFEKFGVYPERVVDVQALAGDSIDNVPGAPGIGIKTAALLIQEYGDLESLLARAGEIKQPKRRAAIEENAEQIRISKRLVALDCNTPLTFSLEDLEVRLPVADDLLGFLNRMEFRTLTTRVAASLKVEPPPAPTAAVLRNEGVPEIVEQVEAALPFDSASYACIRDAEALAAWIARIRDLGHVAIDTETTSLDEMRAELVGISLCVEAGAACYIPLGHRAGGGDLFGASELVADQMPLGLALSMLKPVLEDESILKIGQNMKYDAKILARHGIRVAPIDDTMLMSYAMHAGRHGHGMDELCDTYLGHKPIAIKTLLGSGKSQITFDRVPVEQAVCYAAEDADVTFRLWKLFKPQLHRARVTTVYETLERPLVPVLAEMEMAGVQVDRDTLSRMSNAFAQKMAGLEAEIHALAGGPFNVGSPKQLGEILFEKMGLPGGQKGKNGAWGTGADVLEDLAAEGHDLPARVLDWRQLSKLKSTYTDALQEHIHPETGRVHTSYSIAGANTGRLASTDPNLQNIPVRSEEGRRIREAFVAPPGKLLVSLDYSQIELRILAHIADIPALKQAFREGHDIHAMTASEMFNVPLEGMDPMIRRQAKAINFGVIYGISGFGLARNLRIPRADAQGFIDRYFERFPGIRGYMDETIAFAKANGHVETLFGRRINTPEINAKGPGAGFARRAAINAPIQGTAADVIRRAMIRMPKAIRGMPATMLLQVHDELLFEVEEEAADALIERVREVMEGAADPAVKLTVPLTVEAGRGLNWAAAH from the coding sequence ATGACGTTCGGCAAGGGCCACCATCTGCATCTCATCGACGGTTCGGCCTTCATCTTCCGGGCCTACCATGCGCTGCCGCCGCTGACGCGGAAGTCGGACGGCCTGCCCGTGGGCGCGGTCGCGGGCTTCTGCAACATGCTGTTCCGCTATGTCGAGAACAACAAGGGCCCCGACGCGCCGACCCATGTGGCGGTGATCTTCGACCATTCCTCGAAGACCTTCCGCAACGAGATCTACCCGCTCTACAAGGCGCAGCGCCCCGAGCCGCCCGAGGATCTGCGCCCGCAGTTCCCGCTCACGCGCGAGGCGACGCGGGCCTTCAACATTGCCTGCATCGAGACCGAAGGGTTCGAGGCCGACGACATCATCGCGGCCCTCTCGTGCAAGGCGCGCGACGCGGGCGGCTCGGTCACGATCCTGTCCTCGGACAAGGATCTGATGCAGCTGGTGGGCGACGGGGTCGAGATGCTCGACCCGATGAAGAACAAGCGGATCGGCCGCGACGAGGTGTTCGAGAAATTCGGCGTCTACCCCGAGCGCGTCGTGGATGTGCAGGCGCTGGCGGGCGATTCCATCGACAACGTGCCGGGCGCGCCGGGCATCGGCATCAAGACGGCCGCGCTGCTGATCCAGGAATACGGCGATCTCGAGAGCCTGCTCGCGCGGGCGGGCGAGATCAAGCAGCCCAAGCGCCGCGCCGCCATCGAGGAGAATGCCGAACAGATCCGCATCTCGAAGCGGCTGGTGGCGCTTGACTGCAACACCCCGCTTACGTTCTCGCTCGAGGATCTCGAGGTGCGTCTGCCGGTGGCCGACGACCTTCTGGGCTTTCTCAACCGGATGGAATTCCGCACCCTGACGACCCGTGTGGCCGCGAGCCTGAAGGTCGAGCCGCCTCCCGCCCCCACCGCCGCCGTCCTCCGGAACGAGGGCGTGCCCGAGATCGTCGAGCAGGTCGAGGCGGCGCTGCCTTTCGACAGCGCCTCCTATGCCTGCATCCGCGATGCCGAGGCGCTGGCCGCCTGGATCGCGCGCATCCGCGACCTGGGCCATGTCGCCATCGACACCGAGACCACCAGCCTCGACGAGATGCGTGCCGAACTGGTGGGGATCTCGCTCTGCGTCGAGGCGGGGGCCGCCTGCTACATCCCGCTCGGCCACCGGGCTGGCGGCGGCGATCTCTTCGGCGCCTCGGAGCTCGTGGCCGACCAGATGCCGCTGGGTCTGGCGCTGTCGATGCTGAAGCCGGTGCTCGAGGATGAGTCCATCCTCAAGATCGGCCAGAACATGAAGTACGACGCGAAGATCCTCGCGCGTCACGGCATCCGGGTGGCGCCGATCGACGATACGATGCTCATGTCCTACGCGATGCACGCGGGCCGCCACGGCCACGGGATGGACGAGCTCTGCGACACCTACCTTGGCCACAAACCCATCGCGATCAAGACGCTCCTGGGTTCGGGCAAGAGCCAGATCACCTTCGACCGGGTGCCGGTCGAGCAGGCCGTCTGCTATGCGGCCGAGGATGCGGATGTGACCTTCCGGCTCTGGAAGCTGTTCAAGCCGCAGCTGCACCGCGCCCGGGTGACGACGGTCTACGAGACGCTCGAGCGGCCGCTGGTGCCGGTGCTGGCCGAGATGGAGATGGCGGGCGTTCAGGTCGACCGCGACACGCTCTCGCGGATGTCGAACGCCTTCGCGCAGAAGATGGCGGGGCTCGAGGCCGAGATCCACGCGCTGGCGGGCGGCCCGTTCAACGTGGGCAGCCCCAAGCAGCTGGGCGAGATCCTGTTCGAGAAGATGGGCCTGCCCGGGGGCCAGAAGGGCAAGAACGGCGCCTGGGGCACCGGGGCCGACGTGCTCGAGGATCTGGCGGCCGAGGGGCACGACCTGCCCGCGCGCGTGCTCGACTGGCGCCAGCTCTCCAAGCTGAAATCGACCTACACCGACGCGCTGCAGGAGCATATCCACCCCGAGACGGGCCGCGTCCACACCTCCTATTCCATCGCCGGAGCGAACACGGGCCGCCTCGCCTCGACCGATCCGAACCTCCAGAACATCCCCGTGCGCAGCGAGGAGGGCCGCCGCATCCGCGAGGCCTTCGTGGCGCCGCCGGGCAAGCTTCTGGTCAGCCTCGACTACAGCCAGATCGAGCTGCGCATCCTCGCCCATATCGCCGACATTCCGGCGCTGAAGCAGGCCTTCCGCGAGGGGCACGACATCCATGCGATGACCGCCTCCGAGATGTTCAACGTGCCGCTCGAAGGCATGGATCCGATGATCCGGCGGCAGGCCAAGGCCATCAACTTCGGCGTGATCTACGGGATCTCGGGCTTCGGCCTCGCACGCAACCTGCGCATCCCGCGGGCCGATGCGCAGGGCTTCATCGACCGCTATTTCGAGCGTTTCCCCGGCATCCGCGGCTATATGGACGAGACCATCGCCTTCGCCAAGGCGAACGGTCATGTGGAAACCCTGTTCGGACGCAGGATCAACACGCCCGAGATCAATGCCAAGGGGCCCGGCGCGGGCTTCGCGCGCCGCGCGGCCATCAACGCGCCGATCCAGGGCACGGCGGCCGACGTGATCCGCCGGGCGATGATCCGGATGCCGAAGGCGATCCGGGGCATGCCCGCGACCATGCTGCTGCAGGTCCATGACGAACTGCTGTTCGAGGTGGAGGAAGAGGCCGCTGACGCGCTCATCGAGCGCGTGCGCGAGGTGATGGAAGGTGCGGCCGACCCGGCGGTGAAGCTCACCGTGCCGCTGACGGTGGAGGCGGGCCGCGGCCTGAACTGGGCCGCCGCCCACTGA
- a CDS encoding HIT domain-containing protein — MAYDYDPQNIFARILRGEIPSDTVLETDHTLAFRDIRPQTPHHVLVIPKGAYVCFDHFAAEASAEEIVDFHRTAAKVCADLGIGPGEGGNGYRTVSNAGLDAVQEVPHYHMHILAGRPLGPMLSQRD, encoded by the coding sequence ATGGCTTACGACTACGATCCCCAGAACATCTTCGCGCGCATCCTGCGGGGCGAGATCCCGAGCGATACGGTTCTGGAAACGGACCATACGCTTGCGTTCCGGGACATCCGGCCGCAGACGCCGCATCATGTGCTGGTGATCCCGAAGGGCGCCTATGTCTGTTTCGACCATTTCGCGGCCGAGGCCAGCGCCGAGGAGATCGTGGATTTCCACCGCACGGCGGCGAAGGTCTGTGCGGATCTGGGCATCGGCCCGGGAGAGGGCGGCAACGGCTACCGCACCGTCTCGAATGCGGGGCTCGATGCGGTACAGGAGGTGCCGCATTACCACATGCACATCCTCGCCGGCCGGCCGCTCGGGCCCATGCTCTCGCAGCGCGATTGA
- a CDS encoding adenosine kinase yields the protein MKQFQIVGIGNALVDVLSHCDDAFLAENGIAKGIMQLIDMGRAVDLYGRIGPAQEISGGSAANTIAGIAQLGGRTAYVGKVCDDQLGAIFAHDLRAQGAVYETPMAPKGGAQETGRCIILVSPDGERSMNTCLGWSEFLTPDDIDEAQMASTEWIYLEGYRFDGPESHAAFAKAIAACRGAGGRVSLTLSDPFCVERHRDAFRRMIREDVDLLFANRAEILSMYRTEDFGAALKAAAAEVAIVACTESEKGAHILADGQHWHVPALPTQIVDATGAGDLFAGAFLWGLTHGHGYETAGRMGCIAASEVISHLGARPEADLRALFRAQGVL from the coding sequence ATGAAACAGTTCCAGATCGTCGGCATCGGCAATGCGCTGGTCGACGTGCTTTCCCATTGCGACGATGCCTTCCTGGCCGAGAACGGCATCGCCAAGGGGATCATGCAGCTCATCGACATGGGCCGCGCGGTGGATCTCTACGGCCGGATCGGGCCGGCGCAGGAGATTTCGGGCGGGTCGGCCGCCAACACCATCGCGGGCATTGCCCAGCTCGGCGGGCGGACGGCTTATGTGGGCAAGGTCTGCGACGACCAGCTCGGCGCGATCTTCGCCCACGACCTGCGGGCGCAGGGCGCGGTCTACGAGACGCCGATGGCGCCGAAGGGCGGCGCGCAGGAGACCGGACGCTGCATCATATTGGTCTCGCCCGATGGCGAGCGGTCGATGAACACCTGTCTTGGCTGGTCCGAGTTCCTGACACCCGACGACATCGACGAGGCGCAGATGGCCTCGACCGAATGGATCTACCTCGAGGGCTACCGCTTCGACGGGCCGGAGAGCCATGCGGCCTTCGCCAAGGCCATCGCCGCCTGCAGGGGCGCGGGCGGGCGCGTCTCGCTGACGCTGTCGGATCCGTTCTGCGTCGAACGGCACCGCGACGCCTTCCGCCGGATGATCCGGGAGGATGTGGATCTTCTGTTCGCCAACCGCGCCGAGATCCTGTCGATGTATCGGACCGAGGATTTCGGTGCGGCGCTGAAGGCCGCGGCCGCGGAGGTGGCGATCGTGGCCTGCACCGAGAGCGAGAAGGGGGCCCACATCCTCGCGGACGGGCAGCACTGGCATGTGCCGGCCCTGCCCACGCAGATCGTGGATGCGACCGGGGCGGGCGACCTCTTCGCCGGCGCCTTCCTCTGGGGGCTGACCCACGGGCACGGCTACGAGACGGCGGGGCGCATGGGCTGCATCGCGGCTTCGGAAGTGATTTCCCACCTCGGCGCCCGGCCCGAGGCGGATCTGCGTGCGCTCTTCCGCGCGCAGGGCGTGCTCTGA
- the nth gene encoding endonuclease III gives MARQLDYRTIHEIFARLHALEAEPRGELEHVNAYTLLVAVALSAQATDAGVNKATRALFAQVTTPAQMLELGEEGLTEHIRTIGLYRNKARNVIALSRLLVDQYDGEVPSSRAALQSLPGVGRKTANVVLNMWFHQPAMAVDTHIFRVANRTGIAPGRDVEAVERALEDHVPAPFALHAHHWLILHGRYICVARKPRCGICPIRDLCPYEEKTA, from the coding sequence ATGGCCCGCCAACTCGATTACCGCACGATCCACGAGATCTTCGCCCGCCTCCATGCGCTGGAGGCGGAGCCCAGGGGCGAGCTCGAGCATGTGAATGCCTATACGCTCCTCGTGGCGGTGGCGCTCTCGGCGCAGGCGACGGATGCGGGGGTGAACAAGGCCACGCGGGCGCTTTTCGCCCAGGTGACGACGCCCGCCCAGATGCTGGAGCTGGGCGAGGAGGGGCTTACCGAACATATCCGCACCATCGGCCTCTATCGCAACAAGGCCAGGAACGTGATCGCGCTGAGCCGCCTGCTCGTCGATCAGTACGACGGCGAGGTGCCCTCGTCGCGCGCGGCGCTCCAGTCGCTGCCGGGCGTGGGGCGGAAGACGGCCAATGTGGTGCTGAACATGTGGTTCCACCAGCCGGCGATGGCGGTCGACACCCATATCTTCCGCGTGGCCAACCGCACCGGCATTGCCCCCGGCCGCGATGTGGAAGCGGTCGAGCGGGCGCTCGAGGATCATGTGCCGGCGCCCTTTGCGCTCCATGCGCATCACTGGCTCATCCTGCACGGACGCTACATCTGCGTCGCGCGCAAACCCAGATGCGGCATCTGCCCGATCCGCGATCTCTGCCCTTACGAGGAAAAGACGGCATGA
- a CDS encoding methylated-DNA--[protein]-cysteine S-methyltransferase, with the protein MTDSLAAERPAYHYAVIARALAEIDAGGPALSLEDLAARIGLSPAHFQRIFSQWVGVSPKRYQQYLTLDHARRLLAERFTVLDTALATGLSGPGRLHDLFLRWEAMSPGDFARAGEGLEIGWAWVASPFGEALAMATPRGLCGLAFSAEMGREAAMADLAGRWPAARLTEDPDRVVPLAEAAFGGAGADLHLIGAPFQIKVWEALLRIPSGHVTTYSEIAQSIGHPAAVRAVGTAVGRNPISFLIPCHRALRKSGGLGGYHWGLPVKRAMLAWEAARADAIA; encoded by the coding sequence ATGACCGACAGCCTCGCCGCCGAGCGGCCCGCCTACCATTATGCCGTGATCGCCCGCGCGCTCGCCGAAATCGACGCCGGAGGCCCGGCGCTTTCGCTCGAGGATCTGGCGGCGCGGATCGGCCTCAGCCCCGCCCATTTCCAGCGCATCTTCTCGCAGTGGGTGGGCGTGTCGCCCAAGCGCTACCAGCAATATCTGACGCTCGATCATGCGCGGCGGCTTCTGGCCGAGCGGTTCACCGTGCTCGACACGGCGCTCGCCACCGGCCTTTCCGGGCCGGGGCGGCTCCATGACCTGTTCCTGCGCTGGGAGGCGATGAGCCCCGGCGATTTCGCGCGGGCGGGGGAAGGGCTCGAGATCGGCTGGGCCTGGGTGGCCTCGCCCTTCGGCGAGGCGCTGGCCATGGCCACCCCGCGCGGGCTCTGCGGCCTCGCCTTCTCGGCCGAGATGGGCCGCGAGGCCGCGATGGCCGATCTCGCGGGTCGGTGGCCGGCTGCGCGGCTGACCGAGGATCCCGACCGCGTGGTCCCGCTCGCCGAGGCGGCCTTCGGCGGCGCGGGGGCGGATCTGCATCTGATCGGCGCGCCGTTCCAGATCAAGGTCTGGGAGGCCCTGCTGCGCATCCCCTCGGGCCATGTCACCACCTATTCCGAGATCGCCCAGTCGATCGGCCACCCTGCCGCGGTGCGGGCCGTGGGCACGGCGGTGGGGCGCAACCCGATCTCGTTCCTGATCCCCTGCCACCGGGCGCTGCGCAAGTCGGGCGGGCTCGGCGGCTACCACTGGGGCCTGCCGGTCAAGCGCGCCATGCTGGCCTGGGAGGCGGCCCGCGCGGACGCAATCGCGTGA
- a CDS encoding OmpA family protein, with protein MKIVKSPFVLMTAGVVLLAGCDPYASGGNPGMGAPGSYTRENPRASAGIATGAILGGLVGASASDNKLEKAVVGAAVGGILGGAVGSALDRQAADLRNSIGNSQVSVTNTGSELVVTMPQDILFATDSANLRPDLQRDLGAVAQNLLRYPNSTIAVVGHTDSTGAAAYNQDLSMRRAQSVAGVLIGNGVPSYRVSAIGRGEDQPIASNLTPEGRAQNRRVDIIIRPTS; from the coding sequence ATGAAGATCGTGAAATCCCCCTTTGTGCTGATGACGGCCGGTGTCGTGCTTCTGGCAGGCTGCGACCCTTACGCATCCGGCGGCAACCCCGGCATGGGCGCGCCCGGCAGCTACACCCGTGAAAACCCCCGCGCCTCCGCCGGCATCGCCACCGGGGCGATCCTCGGCGGCCTCGTCGGCGCCTCGGCCAGCGACAACAAGCTCGAGAAGGCGGTCGTGGGCGCCGCGGTGGGCGGCATCCTCGGCGGCGCCGTGGGCTCGGCGCTCGACCGTCAGGCGGCCGACCTCCGCAACTCCATCGGCAACAGCCAGGTGAGCGTGACCAACACCGGCTCCGAGCTGGTGGTGACCATGCCGCAGGACATCCTGTTCGCGACCGACAGCGCCAACCTGCGCCCGGACCTGCAGCGCGACCTCGGCGCCGTCGCCCAGAACCTGCTGCGCTACCCGAACTCGACCATCGCGGTCGTCGGCCACACCGACAGCACCGGCGCCGCCGCCTACAACCAGGATCTGTCGATGCGCCGCGCCCAGTCGGTGGCCGGCGTGCTGATCGGCAACGGCGTGCCGTCCTATCGCGTCTCGGCCATCGGCCGCGGCGAGGACCAGCCCATCGCCTCGAACCTGACGCCCGAGGGCCGCGCCCAGAACCGTCGCGTGGACATCATCATCCGCCCGACCTCGTGA